GCTGACTTAGACTTGTAAGATCCACAGCTCTCTTAGCATTTTCTGAAGTGCAGTGCAATTCATGGTGTTATTTATTAGGACTAAGTCTTCCTTTTGAGAGGGTAAAATTTGAGAATTTGTTGTAAGAAACCTCCCTTCTGAAAGCTggactttattttttccaatatgTCAAGCACATTAATGAGTGTTAGAGGTAAACCAGAATGCTGGGATGGacagaagtggaaaagaaatttttccagcTGCACCTCTGCTTATTTCATGGTTAAGTTATTTTGTATTAGCCATGGAAATTGCTGTCGTTCTGTGTCTGTTTGGTGAGGATGCATGCAGACTGCCCAATTAGCAAAAAATCTGAGAGAAGTGACCTCGTGGCTTGTCTCAAGGCTTGAGTTGAGGTTTTGGAAGCAGGAGGCTCTGTAATACAGCTTCTAGTCAATCAGCCACATAGTTCTGGTTATTAGTGccacaaacataaaaaattttCCACGTTGCCTGAGTGTGCTGGAGACGTGCAGGTGATGATagagctccctgctctgctggatcCTGCCTTAGCCTGCTGGCAGGCTCACTGGAGGCACGGAGCCAAGGCTTTGGGGAACAGCATCCATCCAATTTGGCAGTAGAAATCCTATTCCTGTGCACACAGCAACAGGGAGAtgagcactgcccagcactcACTTCCTTGGACATAGTTGAATAGTTGTTCTGCAGTTGTGTGTTGGCTGTAGCATGTGCCAGGTCCCTGAGGATTTGGTTTGTGTGCTGGCACAAGGGCCAgcagaagaaatggagaaacaATTGTCCCTTTCTTGTTGTGCACAGGCTGCTGTCACTTCAAGGGGTCACACAGAGGAGCAGTGTTTGTGGGGGATAATGCCTCAAGCATGGAGCAGGCTCAGGGGGACAAATGCTTAAGTGTAGCCTATAGACCTATTTTGGGTCTCTCATTTCATGATCTCACCTGTCAGCCAGTGGCTGTCATGGACACCCAAGACTTACCATGGCAGTTATTCTGGCAGAGCCTGATTTCACACAGTTGCTGTttccaggagaggagcaggctCTTGTTTCCCCCAAGCCCTTTTGCTACGGTGGTGGAAGCGCACAGCCAGAACTGTGACACCTCTTCACAGCAGCTCTTAAAGTGCACAAGAACTTCTCAAACTTCTGCAAATGCAGCAAATTTCTTTTcacaggatttggagtttgatTTTTGGACACGGGTAGTATTTTTCCTTCACCACTTTCTGCataggcagtgctggggaagcgACCCAGGAAACAGCTTCGGATGCGGTGTCTTGTGTGGCATCTGTATTTGTGCAGAACACTGTCATTTACAGGAGTGTtcatcagcacagcacagtcaCAGACTTCTTCAGCGACTTGGAATAAATAGGCAATAAGTTCTGAGCTAGTGTATTAGATGGAATGGAGCAAATAGGTGCTTAAAGTACTGTTTTATCACAGAGTGCTGCCCACTGTTTGGAGTCAGCAAAAATATTGCTGTTGATTTCCACAGGTATTTGATCAGATTGAGATGGAGTATAAGAGAACCTGGGGACTTGTGCTTCTAGGGGCATTTCTAGTGAAAAAGCTTGGCAGTCCTGCAAGTTGCAGGGGTGGGAGGCAACcttatttctcatttctgcaTTTACTTTTCATAGGCTGCATCCTGGCTGATGTGTTTCCATGTTAGGGGTGAGGAGTTGTAACCGAGGCCGTGAGCACAGCATTGTCCATGGCTCAGTCTGACGGTCCCAGTTCTGAGCACCTGGTCTAATCTGTTTGAAATTGCCTCTAAAACCAGATAAGCCTTGACAAACTTGTACCAGAATTCTAAAGAATTGTAGAAATCAGTTAATGTAGAAAATTCTCTTTGCTGTGTGTTGGCTggttcctgcttttccctggcagAGCTTGTCCTTGGAACGTGAGAAGCGTTTCAGCCCCTGTGGGGTCACACAGACAGGCTCTCACATCCTGTGCTAAGGGAATGGCAGCTCTTTGTTCCTACCCTGGAATTAGCACCAGCAGGGCAGTCCTGAGAcatgcagggagctgctgtgtgctgctgcactggagGAACAACCAGCTgagctctcagcagctccttggctgacccagctgctgcttctcttcttttcccaaaagaggaaaaacaaacaccaaaaaagtCAAACTGAGGAGTCTTTGCTTTACCATTCCATGCCCATGCTGTAAGCTTCCTTGGCTTAAATACATTACTTTCTATTCCCAACATCTCTCAGCCTTCTGCCAGCACGTGGTGGCTGTTTTAAGTGGAAAAACAGAGTCCCGTTGTACagacacattttttctttatcctgGTAAAATCTTCACTGGAGCCTTCCTTGGACTCTTCAAATAGAGGCAGCACAGAATTGaattaagaaacatttttcaccagtatttggttttattttatcattGGTTGTCAAAGGAGTCCACACAGAAGCACTCCAAATCTATGGATAAATAGAGCATCGTGGTTTCAGGCAAGGGCAGGCTGCACTTCAGTTTCCATGAGCTGAATTTATTAGACActgtcccagccaggagcacagtAATCATCAGCTGTGGGGCTTTGCAAGGCAGTGGCATATTTAATGTTCACTAATTTCACAGAAGGAtttctgggaagcagcagatgGCAGGAAGCCgtgggctgctgctgtggctgtgagggtgaggaGCTTCCTTGGGAAGTTCTGTCCACAAGATTTGAGAAATCTCCAAGGGACTCCATTGCTTTGAGACCACCAAGGATCTGTGCTGGAGGAGTGAGAGCTGTGCCTTGCCTCTGGCTGCTGATGCCAGCACTCATTCCTCTGAGTCACAGAAGCTTTAGGAGCTACACCATGGTAAAGAGATGGCAAGTGGAGAGGAtggctttgtgttttctgtcatCCAGCCATAAGCAGACAGGGGAGAACTTGGGTTGTCACTGAGCTTTCCCCGTGGCTCTGTTAACAATTACCATTGCACAGATCGTAGGGAGGAAACACTGGATGAGGTATTCGAGGGGAGCTGGTCAGAACTATTCACACACTTCCTTCTGCTGCCAGCTATGTCTGCGCTCTCCCGTGCCACACTGCTGGGCTTTTCCCTCCCCGTGCTGGAGCCTCTCCCACTCCAGAGCTCTTCCTGCGGTTCCGTGGCCTTTCTGCTCTGCTCGCTGTCCTTGGGCTCCGGGGGTTGGAAGTCCCAGCCGACTTTCACATGCCCCgttttccttccagcagcactgcgGGGAGGGAAAAGCCTTGCCGGTGCTCGAGGTTGCCGTGACGAGCCGGAGCTGGCAGAGCACAAGCTGTGCGGGGGCCGCGGAGCGCGCACCGCTGGCAGAGCTCTTCCCGGGGCTGCAGGGATTCCCAGCCTCGGGGGGGATTTTCTGCTGCGGAGCCGCTTtgcagggcgagcgagcccttccctggggctTACGGCATCCTGATCTAgtaggtgtccctgcccacagcagggggattggaattgcgatctttaaggtccttcccaacgCCGTTCTGCGATGTTCCAAAGGAATGGGGAACTCGGGGGAAAGGCTGCATCTAGCTCTGAGCTGGAAACACAAGCACTGAGCCTTCTTCAATGCAGGAGCTTTCTGCCCCTCACCTGGAGAGCTCCCAGCGCCCGCACAGCCCCTCCGTGCTTTGGTGCATTCGCTGCCCGtgcaaagcaggagctgcagcgCGTGCAGCAGAACTTCAACAGCCCCACCACTCACAAGGCTTCTGGAAATATGTGCTTTCCCAGCGGATGAGCCCCTGGGGAGACATGAATTTTTCAGAGGCTTCAtgcaaataaaatgcagcattttaCAGTCTTAGGCATACCCTCAGgtttctcagtttttcctgACATAGTCCCAATTTTCTGCTctcttatttatttctgttagtGAAGATGTTCAGTTCACACTTTGTTCTGCTCAATATAACCAACATAATCCTATTTTCTTACTACTTAACCAGATAATCAAGATGCCAAAAGCATTTCTATAGCTtgaaaattcccttaaaattctAATTGTAGTAATGTATGAACTTCTGGTTTATAATATGGAAAAATACGATTTAGTCATCAGAAACAAAGAACATGGAATCACAAGCAAGGAGAATCACtggaataataataatcatgTAATAAAATTTTGATCACTGTAACAAAGATGTAAGCTAGAACTTACATGTTATGTTCAGTGAAGGGAAAAATACTCTGAGAATCTTgacagttttctttctcctggaaGGTGGGGTGGGCAGACTTGGCATCTTTCCCATTTCATGGCTGTGGAGTTGTGCCCCTGGAGTAAATTCTCCAGAGTTAGTCACGTCCTACAGCTGTCCTcgaggcagggacagggaggggggcAGATCTGGGTACAGGAGGTTGTGGTTACCTGCAGCATTAGGTGTCAGAGGATCCATATCGGGAGAGGCCatgagagaagcagcagctgctgcaagcAGGGAACTGTTGGTGTCAACGTCATCGCTTCTGCTCAAACTCAAAGACAACAACCTTTAAACgttgctgctgtgtccccacaggtaAATACGTGTACCAGCCCATGACCCCCgtggagcagctccccagcaccgAGATCCCCGTCCGCCCCCGGGAGCCCCCCAACACCATCCAGATCTCGGTGTCTCTCACCGAGCACTTCCTCAAGTTCGCTCCCGCGTtccagccgccgctgccgcccgaGGCGCCGCAGTTCTGCACCATCGCCGACCTGTTCATCGACAACTACCGCGTCAAGTGCATCAACGGCAAGATGTGCTACGTGCAGCGCCAGCCGCCCGCCCCGCACAGGGCAAAGCCCGACGACGGCTCTGGCCACAATGCCTTAATCACAAAGGAGAGCAATACACCAAAAACAGAGCACTGCTCGTCCCCCTCCAGCTCTGAGGACTCTGGCATCAACGCGGTGGGGGTTCACTACGTGGAGTCGTGTGACGAGGACACGGAGGGGGTGGCCGAGCTGAGCTCAGAGGAAGATTACAGCCCGGATAGCAGCTGGGAGCCGGACGAGTGCCCGCTCCTGTCGCCCTCGCAGTGCGAGATGGAAGTGATTGAGACTATAGAAACCACTGTGTGACCACACAAGTCGGCATCAGCTCAGTCCACTTCTTTCTCAGTAATGTTGCTTTTGTAGTATTTCTATTTTCCGTTTTTTCTGACAATCCCTTTTTTTCCGGTGCACTTGATATTTCAGATTCCTGTCATGGGAGCGTGGTCACAGGACTTATATATGGTGAACTAGCAGCAGCCTGAGCAATTTTAACATGTTCTCAGCCTGATCAGCTCTCCCACATCTGCACGTAAGGTAGTGACAAATCTTCAGACTTTTCTAGCAGAAATAGGCCCTTTTGTTGGTCTGGGTTACCCCACACACAACTTCTCACACGAGGACATGCCACTTGAGATGTTTCCACCCATGGGGTTATTGGCAGAGGTCCCTCAGAGCATGGGGGTGCACGCCTGGAGCAGCAAACTGAGGTGCCCTTAGACTTTGTCCAACAGCTACATGAGGCTCCTCCCGTCTCTCTGTCCTGGCCCCGTGTCCGGCCTCTTCCCTAGCGCTGGTGCGACCCTGCTCCGAGGCTGCGGGCACCACGCTTCCAGCAGGGTGAAATGGCAGGCTAGAGAATGCACAAAGTGCCTCCAACTTTTCTCCAGGCTATGCACCGAGCAGCTGCTGAGGTAGGCCAGGCTCTGAAATCTCCTGAGAAGGCAGGTCTTGCTCTGGAGGGGGATGAGTTGAGTTGCCTGGATCTTGGGAAGGGGGTCTGGCTTTTGCAGGTGGGCAAGGAgggggagcaggcagaggcGGGGCATGGCCATCTAACCAATACCACACTGGACTGGGGAGTACCAGGACAGGCGAAGGAAGCGACTACCTCCGAACACCCGCCCTCGGCTCcgcctctgcctcctcctgggcTCTTTGGTGCCAGACACTCAGGACCAAAAGGCTTCAGGGTCTGTATTTGCCTGAAGATTAACAaagtttaaacaaaaagaattttacCAGCCACACC
This Catharus ustulatus isolate bCatUst1 chromosome 10, bCatUst1.pri.v2, whole genome shotgun sequence DNA region includes the following protein-coding sequences:
- the C10H3orf70 gene encoding UPF0524 protein C3orf70 homolog, with protein sequence MSGAAAAKSEKLDEAQALARSCAGRPDFQPCDGLSLCATHSHGRCFRLHWCCHLGWCHCKYVYQPMTPVEQLPSTEIPVRPREPPNTIQISVSLTEHFLKFAPAFQPPLPPEAPQFCTIADLFIDNYRVKCINGKMCYVQRQPPAPHRAKPDDGSGHNALITKESNTPKTEHCSSPSSSEDSGINAVGVHYVESCDEDTEGVAELSSEEDYSPDSSWEPDECPLLSPSQCEMEVIETIETTV